Genomic window (Xylanimonas protaetiae):
ACCTGTCCTGGTTCACGGCCGCGACGCTAGGAGGCGGCCGCGTGCGGGCCGGTCCGCTCTGGGACGGCCCTGTGCACAACTCACCGGTGGGACCGCCGGGGGTCGGCGTCCGACCGAGGACCTTGCTCGACACGCGACGCCCCACGCTTGCCACCCGAGGGCGCCCACCGCAGAATCGATCGTGACGCACGTCACACCGTTGCGACGTGCGCGCGGAGGAGGTGCCGCGTGACGACGACCGAGCTTGCGACGCTGCGTCGCACGATCGACCAGCTGCGCCACAGCGTCGCCGGGGTGCGCGACGCGTTCGGCGACGCGCCCGAGGTGCGCCGCCTGGTGAACGACCTCGAACGCCTCGAGATCGACGTCGGTGACCTCGCGTCGGCCATCCCCCGGCCCGCGAGCCCGGCGCCGGAGATCGTCGTGGTGCCCGACACGCCGCTGGACTCCTCGATGTGGGGCGACGCCGACGACGAGGGCGTGGGCGGCTACCACGGCGCCCGGTCGTGACGACTGTCGCGGGCCCACGACGCGGCGTCGACCAACGCGGCGTCGACGCCCCGGGGCGTGCCACCGTCGGCGCGCGGACGCTGCGCACGGACCGCTGGTGGCTGCCGCCCGCGACGACCACCATCGGCCTGCTGGTCTTCCTCGTGTACGGCGGGGTGCGGGCGTTCCAGCAGCAGTACTTCTTCGCCGACGAGCGCTACCTCACGCCGTTCTACTCCCCGTGCGTCTCGCACGGGTGCGCGTCGGAGCCGGGCTCGTCGCACTTCGGGATGTTCCTGCCGGACCACCCGCTGATCCCGTACGCGGCACTGACCCTGCCGTTCCTGCTGCTCTTCCGGCTGACCTGCTACTACTACCGCAAGGCGTACTACCGGTCGGTCGTGCTCGCGCCGGCGGCGTGCGCGGTCCCGGAGCCGCACGCCTCGTACCACGGTGAGACGCGCTTCCCCCTGGTCCTCCAGAACGCGCACCGGTACTTCTTCTACCTGACGCTGGTCGTCTCGCTGGTCAACACGTACGACGCGATCCGGGCGTTCTGGCACCCGACGGACGGGTTCGTCGTCGGCGTCGGCAACCTCGTCCTGCTGGGCAACGTCACGCTGCTGTGGCTGTACACGCTGTCGTGCCACTCGTGCCGGCACGTGATGGGCGGGCGGCTCAAGCACTTCTCGCGGCACCCGGTGCGGTACGCGCTGTGGACCAGGATCTCGGCGCTCAACACCCGGCACTCGCGGTTCGCGTGGATCACGCTCGGGTCGCTGATCCTCACCGACCTGTACGTGATGCTCGTCGCCCGCGGCGCGATCACCGACCTCCGCTTCCTCGGATAAGGAGCCCGCGTTGACCGAGACCGAACGGTACGAGTACGACGTCGTCGTCATCGGCGCGGGCGGCGCCGGGCTGCGTGCCGCCATCGCGGCGCGCGAGCGCGGGCTGCGGGTGGCGATCGTGTGCAAGTCGCTGTTCGGCAAGGCGCACACCGTCATGGCCGAGGGTGGGTGCGCGGCCGCGATGGGCAACGTCGCGGCGAAGGACTCCTGGCAGGTGCACTTCCGGGACACGATGCGCGGCGGCAAGTTCCTCAACAGCTGGCGGATGGCGGAGCTGCACGCCAAGGAGGCGCCCGACCGCGTCTGGGAGCTCGAGACGTGGGGCGCGCTGTTCGACCGGACGCCGGACGGCCGGATCAGCCAGCGCAACTTCGGCGGGCACACGTACCCGCGGCTCGCGCACGTGGGCGACCGGACGGGGCTCGAGCTGCTGCGGACCCTGCAGCAGCGCATCGTCGCGCTCCAGCAGGCCGACCACGCCGAGACGGGCGACTACGAGGCCCGCCTGCGCGTGTTCGCCGAGTGCACCGTGACCGAGCTGCTCACCGCCGAGGACGGCGCCGTCGCGGGCGCGTTCGGGTACTGGCGGGAGTCGGGCCGGTTCATCGTGTTCGAGGCCCCCGCCGTCGTGCTGGCGACGGGCGGCATCGGCAAGTCGTTCAAGGTGACGTCGAACTCGTGGGAGTACACGGGCGACGGCCACGCGCTCGCGATGCGGGCCGGGGCCGGGCTCGTCGACATGGAGTTCGTGCAGTTCCACCCGACGGGCATGGTCTGGCCGCCGAGCGTCAAGGGCATCCTCGTGACCGAGAGCGTGCGCGGCGACGGCGGCGTGCTCAAGAACGCCGCCGGCGACCGGTTCATGTTCGGGTACGTCCCGGAGGTGTTCCAGGGCCTCTACGCGGAGTCGGAGGACGAGGCGGACCGCTGGTACGCCGACCAGGACGCCAACCGCCGCACCCCCGACCTGCTGCCGCGCGACGAGGTGGCGCGCGCGATCAACACCGAGGTCAAGGAGGGCCGCGGCTCCGAGCACGGCGGCGTGTTCCTCGACATCGCGAGCCGCATGCCCGCCGAGGAGATCAGGCGCCGCCTGCCGTCGATGTACCACCAGTTCAAGGAGCTGGCCGACGTGGACATCACCGCGGAGCAGATGGAGGTCGGCCCGACGTGCCACTACGTCATGGGCGGCGTCGGCGTCGACCCGGACACCGGGCAGTCGA
Coding sequences:
- a CDS encoding fumarate reductase/succinate dehydrogenase flavoprotein subunit, with the protein product MTETERYEYDVVVIGAGGAGLRAAIAARERGLRVAIVCKSLFGKAHTVMAEGGCAAAMGNVAAKDSWQVHFRDTMRGGKFLNSWRMAELHAKEAPDRVWELETWGALFDRTPDGRISQRNFGGHTYPRLAHVGDRTGLELLRTLQQRIVALQQADHAETGDYEARLRVFAECTVTELLTAEDGAVAGAFGYWRESGRFIVFEAPAVVLATGGIGKSFKVTSNSWEYTGDGHALAMRAGAGLVDMEFVQFHPTGMVWPPSVKGILVTESVRGDGGVLKNAAGDRFMFGYVPEVFQGLYAESEDEADRWYADQDANRRTPDLLPRDEVARAINTEVKEGRGSEHGGVFLDIASRMPAEEIRRRLPSMYHQFKELADVDITAEQMEVGPTCHYVMGGVGVDPDTGQSSVAGLFAAGECAGGMHGSNRLGGNSLSDLLVFGRRAGLGAADYVASLGQRPAIDEADVDAAATTALAPFDPPASGEAGENPYTLHAELQQMMNDLVGIIRTEAEMTQALARLAELRARLRHVVVEGHRQYNPGWHLALDLRNMLMVSEAVATSALTRTESRGGHTRDDHPALDPEWRHRVLVSRCVRDGGDDDAVVPRVAVEAAEREPMREDLLALFDVEELRKYYTAGELAGLTRGGPA